attatgagcagcagagatttggatgagcgcaagtttacagagggtgcaagtccACAAAAACAAGCAAAGAGAATCTTTCTGGAGGCACAGGGCATAAAATCAGAGAGATAACTTTGAATTTGTACATgatattggttaggctgcagttacaGTTATGTGTCGTTTGGACatcccattataggaaggatataaaaGAATCATAGCCagaaagtgggattagattagATGGGCCAATTGATCTGGTTCTGTGAGTCAATGATGAGCATTGGACATTATGGGGCGAGAAGCTGGGTTGGTTAGCGCCCCTGGAAAGGGTTGGAgcaggggcgctaaaggggtcgGAGCTGTGAGCGCCGGCATTCTCGCCcctcggcacattcagtgtgccggTGCCAGGGGTGCTGAGCAGTATCGGTATGCACCGCCCCCGGTTTCGACAGCGATGCGATGTTTGCTGGGCGCTGCACtcgtagcgcccccccccccccctggtgttcagagctgtcccagggcgctaagggaaggaatgactgaaaAGGGCAAGTGAAATTGATACTGCTTTGCTTTTTTTTCTGCGATTCACCtttatttggggggggtgggggggagggggagtactttatcgggaatgttttttgtaaTTTGTTTTGTTGCACGGAGGCCTGTGTTAGGGCGTTCCGAGGCCGGCTCTTGAGCAATGGATCtttagttgctcacccggcctgacGCCCTGAGAGAGATGTGGAACGCCTCTCTTggcgctccgctccactctcagggcgcagcaACAGAACTTTTTGactgccgtcgcaaaccattttccgggGCAAAATTTACCACCCCGCTGTcattagcgccctaagaagcctccaaccgaatcGGTAGCCCTATAATTGTAAACATACATATGGGTAAACACAGACACCCGGATAGACTATGGGATCATTTCTTTTCTGATCAATCTATGTCGCAACATGGGTTTGGGATTTACGAAGCAAACGAACAGAGGAAATCCTCACAAATATTTACGAGGTTGCTGTACATACTTGCTCCAAGCTCTCAGATTATACAGTGTCTACTGGGTAACTTCTGCTAAAAAATCTTTCAACCCTTATGAAGAAGAATTGACTATTTCTCAATCTGCAGTGTATTGTGAACACGTCACCCAAATGGGAAGCTGTTTACGAAGTTCACATTACTTTCTTCAGGGAGGTTTCCACCCGAAGAATCGTTGGAGGTCTTCTGCCTCTCTGTTGCCGTGGAGACACCGGTGCTTCGGTTTTGCGAGTGTTCAGGAGGATGTTGAGATGCTGGGTCAACGTCAGGAATGTTCTGCTCACTCAGTTCACCTGTCGGGCTTTCCTAGAATAAAATACGCGCACATTTGAGTAAACTTCAACACATTTACTAGTTTCTGATGTCTCCAgtactctcccactttctctctcttttcccccggaGTCGGGCAATGGGAGGAAGCGAGCAAAAAGACATGGAGGGCAGCTGGGGCCATCAGTGAATGGAGAACTGTgggagggaaggagtgggagagtggagagaagcTGGACCAAGCACCGGAGGGCCAGGAAAGGCGGAGTTATCAGCAGGTGCACCCTGACCCTAACCTTTGGCCTACTGTGAATGTGCAGGTTCTACGTCAAGCTTTCAGACGCCGGGCCTTACGCTGTCCTGGAACAAATGGTGTGGGCAGTTGTATTGCTGTttactagtgggggggggggggcggggggctgatCCAAGGTCCAGGCGATTGAGTTTGTGTTTGTTTGGGGGTGAGGGATTAGAAAGTGGAATGGGGGAGGTTATGATTTTTTTCGTGATTTGTTGATTTTTAAATTCTGCGTTGATTATACAATGTTTATTTCCAGGGATATATAGTGCCTCAGTGACGTTGTAAGAGTGCAATTGGATGTTTTGGTAACTGAGACATTACAGAGATGGTTCTGATTAATTGCTAGTGACATGGTACTACGCTGATAGATTGAAGAGAACATTGCCTCAGAGATCTGATTAGTTgtagtttacataggattacatcggatatacggcacagaaacaggccattcggcccaaccagtccatgccggcgtttatgctccactcgagcctcctcccgtctttcctcatctaaatctatcagcgtaagcctctattcccttctccctcataatcttatctagcctccccttaaatacatcgatactattcacctcaaccactccctgtggtagcgagttccacattctcaccactctctgggtaaagaagtttcttctgaatttcctattggatttcttggtgactatcttgtaatgattggcctctagttatgctcatccccacaagtggaaacattctgtgtctacgctatcaaaatctttcataattttaaagacctcaaataGGTCACCCCAGCCTTCCTTTTTGAAGCAAAaagcgacccagcctgttcatcatttcctgataggTATGCCTtcccatttctggtatcatccttgtaaatcttctctgaaccctttctatatcctttttataatatggcgaccagaattgtacgcagtactccaagtgtggtttaaccaaggttcgatacaaatttaacataacttcactacttttcaattctatccctctagaaataaaccccagtgcctggtttgcttttttatggccttgttaacctgtgctgCTGTTTTTAGTGACTAAGTTTAGGGCTGTGATTGGTTGAAGATACAGTGGTTCCTGGTTCTGCACTCAGAAATGTCTCTATACTGTTACAGGCCAATAGACTGCACGACCAGAAGGGCACACATGTACAGAGCTGCAAGAGTCTTAAGATAGACAGATGGGGTTTCATTTAAAACATCTATGAAATATTACAATGTTCAAACACGAGCTGCAAACAGAAATCTATGCTTTTAACATTGCAAGATGTTAAGTAAGTCCACAGTAATATTTAAGTAAACAGAGAACTAGTTTAGAACGTTTATGGCTGCATATGGATCACTGAGGGacctagaacaaggggccacagatacaagattaaatgtaagcgaGTTCGAACAGAGGGCAGGATACACTACATCACgcggagagttgtgaggctgtggaattcacttccgggGTTGGTGGTGGAGACAGAAATGATGCCAACATCCACGATTCGATTGGATAGATGGCTGAAGGAAAAAAAGTGTTGAAGAGATATGGGAACAGGgcgggtaaatgtgattaggaccATTTGCTCGTGTGGAGGGGACATGCTGACATGCTGACTGGTTGGCACCAATGGCCAGTTTCTGTCTTGTAGCTGCTATGTATTTTGTTGCTTGTGTGGCCTTCTTTAGGCCCAATTTCTGAATAAGAAAAATGCCAATGAAATGATGAGCAACAGTACTGAAGACCTATTAGGGTATTCAAATCGCAATCGCTTTACTATTAAACATTGCCATTCAGTATGTCTAGGAAATGCTATAATCAATCCATAAGACATTAAAAGGTTACTCAGAGGAATGTATTGAACACTTGGAACAAAGTGAATCCTTTCATCAATTTAATTATGGAATCAAATACAACAGCAACACATTTTGTAAATGTTACAAATGAATGCTTATTATAAATTATTAATACTCTTCAACAATTGTACCACCTGTGTAACTTTATTAAATGTCACTGCTGTCTCTGGAGACTCAAACAAACCACACCAAGGTTTCACTTACACGCTGAAGAATTGAGGTTGTCAATGAATACGTTAAACTGAAACTGCAGACAGGATGCATGTGCCTCTGTTTGATGACACATGTCAAAAGAAGCACTGTTTCAGATCTGCATTGTTTTAAGGAGTGAATTCATCACAACACCATATTAAACAGTAAGAGTTTAACTACCATGTCAAAGAATTATGAAGTACATTTCTCAACGGAAGTTTCAATACATAGAAACTAGAAAAAGGCAGAATTCCAGAAACATCTAATTTAATTTCATCCTCACTATTCTGTCTCCATAATACACACCATTCACCAAATCTACTGCTGATACTAAAACCAGGGGTTTAGCAAACACCTTTGATGACCCCAAAAGAATGTGTAGAGCGATCAGTAGAATGGTAGACAGGCAGCAGATGCAgcttaatgtggagaaatgtgaggcaaTGCATCTGGGAGGGAAAAACAAGCAATGGGAATATATATCCAAAGGCAGGACACTGTAAGGGTTGGATAAACAGAGGCCCAGGCGTTCAAATACAGAACTGCAAAAAGCACTTGCGTTTTACAAATAGGGGCACAAAgaggtacaggtgcagcgcctaaaatccggaaccctcgggaccgaggccgttccggattctgggctttACCGGaatttcgatttgttttctgacgtcacgaatccggaaacacccgagctcaggttcgggtatgtccggatttcggaacgtaagAAAGAggagggctggggggagagggggagattccTGCAGAAGAGCTGTTCGGGCCTCCCGCCAAGGAAgatgtcgtcgggcgggccccaccaagcaGGTTGTCATCGGGCTGGCCCccatcgaggaggtgttcgggcagggctccatcgaggaggtgtttgggcggagctccaccgaggaggtgttcgggcggggctccaccgaggaggtgttccggCGGGgctccaccgaggaggtgttcaggccggctccgccgaggaggtgtttgggcggagctccaccgaggaggtgttcgggcggggctccaccgaggaggtgttccggCGGGGCTCCACCGAGGAGGCGttcaggcggggccccgccgagatgttcgggcggggctccACCGAGGAGGTCATCGGGCGGGCTGGCAAGGAGGCCCCGAGATCGGCAGAGttgtcgggtccggattccggaacattttacggattccggatgaccctgccacctaTCGGaccggagtccggattctggaacattacgGATTCGGGAActctggattctcgacgctgtaccgGTAATGATAACTTTGTACAGGCTGTGCTTAGGCCACTCATAGTTTTAGGATCCCCATAATAGAAAGGATATGAGGCCATCAGTATAAGGTCGTCACCAAGaagtcaaatagggaattcagaagaaacttctttacccagagagtggtgaaaatgtagaATTCACTactgcagggagtggttgaagtgaatagtatagatgcatttaaggggaggctagacaagcatatgagggagaagggaatagatggtaatgctgattgatttagatgaggaaagacgggaggaggctcgattagagcataaacgtcggcatggactggttggaccgaatggcctgtttctgtgccgtatatcttatgtaatcctatgtaatatgcattcaggctaacatccccagcattgaagcactgaccacactcgatcagctccgttgggcaggccacatagtccgcatgccagacatgagactcccaaagcaagcgctctacttggagctccttcacggcaaacgagccaaaggtggacagtggaaatgctataaggacaccctcaaagcctccctgataaagtgtgacatccccactgacacctgggagtccctggacaaagaccggcctaagtggaggaagtgcatccgggagggcgttgagcaccttgagtatcgtctctgagagcgtgcagaagtcaagcgcaggcagcggaaggagcgtacggcaaaccaggctccctgcccaccctttccttcaaccactgtctgtcccacctgtgacagagactgtaattcccgtattggactgttcagccacctaagaactcatgctaagagtggaagcaagtgttcctcgattccgagggactacctatgatggataatgatgatgatgatgatatgggtaGAAACCTAAATACCAGCTCCTCTATTGCACGTGTGTGGAGCAGCAAGAAACAACGGAAAGGTCCATTGTGGGGGAAGGTAGGAAGGTCAAGCTCTATACCTGGGACAGAAGGGCAGGTCTGTGCTGGGAAAGTTATAGACTACAGGATGGGCAGGCTTTGTGATTTATTTTTCTTCAAAACTGTTGAATTTATGTTACTATGTTAGAAGTTTTATTTTAAGAgacacatattggccaggacacgaggagaACTCCTATCatcatcttcaaatagtgccccGCGGCCTGTAACATCCGCCTGTGCAGTCAGACTTGGTCTAAAATGTAATTCAAaggatggcatctctgacaatgcagtaccTGCTCAGTATGACAATGataatgtgctcaggtctctggattgGGGCTTTAAACACGTGACCTTTTGATGCTGAGGGGCACTAACACTGCACACATGGACAGAGGCCTGAAAAACCAGCGCATATGTGGAGGGACGAGAAATAGCAGGTGGGATGCCCCCAACTCAAAGATTCATATCTGGGAGATGAGCAacagaagccattcggcccatctagcacATCTTTCCATAGAAATCTGAAGTCCCCTCTATTACAGCACCCAACTGCTTTTAAACCccgctctagagacttgagcacataaatccaggctgacactcccagtgcagtgctgagggagtgctgcactgtcggaggtgcccgtcttttagatgagtcattaaaccaagcccccgtctgctctctcaggtggacgtaaaagatcccatggcactattttgaagaagagcaggggagttctccccggtgtcctggccaatatttttccctcaatcaacatcactaaaaaagcagattatctggccattatcacattgctgcttgtgggagcttgctgtgcacaaattaactgccccgtttcctacattacaacagagactacacttcaaaaagtacatcattggctgtgaagtgctttgggattaaggggttatggggagcgggcagggaagtgggcctgagtctatgatcggatcagccatgagcgtattaaatggcagagcaggctcgaggggctgtatggcctactcctactcctatttcttatgttcttatgggacgtcctgaggtcatataTGAATGCAAAAGTCTTTGTTTTTCTTTTTAAATGATTTGTGAGATTTTGCTTCCAATAGCCTATTCAGTAAACTATACCAAGTATCAATCAATGTCTACAAGAAGAGGTGTTTCCTGGTATCAGCCTTGTATTTGCCTTTTACCAGTTTTTACCCACGTCCCTTTGTCTTAAAGTTGTGGTTAAACTAGAAATAGCGCTTTGGAATAGCCTTTTCTATTCCACTTAATATCATACGTACTGATAAGACTTTAAATACATTCCTTGATGGCTGGTTCGATAACTTACTGTCTAAGCTAGTGTATCAGTCTATCAAAATAAAACAGAAAGTGTTTTGGACCCACCCTACCTGGTCAAAAAGATAGACAGTGACATCGTCGTAGAAAGACACTGCTTTTTTCTTCCGGTCAAGATCCTCACAGTAGGTCTCGCACACCAAGTTAGACAGCTTTAAGAGACTTCTCAGGTTCTTCCCATCATCCTTTTCCGTTACAATGATGGGAATAGTGGGAGTTTCCTCCTCGCTCTCTTCACTGTGTTCCTGAATGTTATAGATGCCAAGTTCCTCGTCCGAGTCGTCACTCTCATCGTCTTCGTCGTCTTCTTCATCGCCTTCCTCCCCCTCGAAGGGTTGTCGGGGTTCTTTCTTCAGACCTAACAATGGGAGCTCCAGTGACAACTGAACGGACTGTATTTTGGGGACAATGCAGCTCTCCAACTTTTCTTCGACATTCAAGGAGTACGGCTGGAATTTTCTCATCTCAACGTCAGTGCAGTGATACCCAGCTGTGTCCTCGCCTTGCTCAAACAATTGCTCCTCCAGTATCAATTCCGTCCCATCAAAGATGCAGCCAGATGTTTTGTGAAGGCACCCTTTCTTACGCAAAGATATCTGTTTCTTTAAGATAAGGTTTTCTGAATTATAACTGTTTTGAAGAAATCCATCCTTGTTCTTTGAATTGGAGCAAGCTGCGTCTTCTAATATCTGTTTGCAAACCAAATAGTCAGCTTGAACAGCTTTTTTATTCTCGATTTCCAAGTCCTGATCATTAAACTCTTCATGTGTTATTGGAACACGTAATTCTGATGTGGGCTCATTTGGGTTGGCTTCTGCGTCTGTCAAGACAACTTTATCTGGGTCATCAAATGTTGCGTCTGTTTGTTTCTCAATGAAAACAGAAATTTCTGCAGAGAAACCCCCTTTAACGTTTAACACGTCCTCTGTAAGGTCATCACGCAAATTCTGGATCAAACTACAATGCTTTGAATTTTTACCCGCACTCAGTAGGCTCTCCATTTGCTTCAGGTCAGTGTTGTTGAGTTCTGAGGATCTCAAACACATACGGTCATCCTGCTGTGCAGGAATACTTCCGAGGTGTTCTTCATCTTCCATTAGGTTAAGTTCACCTTGTACAAGGTCATCTTTCTCTGAATCTAAGGCTTGATATCTTTCTGAGTCGACATCATAATCTGAGAAATATGCGGAGTCCCTGTAGGGATTCTTTTCATCGAGGGACTCTGGCTCTTGCGGTACTTCAGCGTCGTCGCTGCCCACCTTCATCACAGTGATATTGTTGGGTTTGTTTATTTTGTTAAACATCTCGGGGTCTTTCTGTTCAACCGGCTCCTTCAAGACAAATTCAGGGGATTCAAAATTCTCAGTATCATAGCCACTGTCTGCAGCCTTGGGCTGGAGCGATGCGTAATGTGAGGTGGGACTAAACATATCACAGGAACTCGTTGTTGAGGGGATGTCCAGCGACTCGAGTGAATCTGGTGTTCCCACAAGTTTCTGCAGAGATTTGTGAGAGAGAACGATATCACTACTTTCATAGTCCTGCGTTAAATCTGTAAATATTCCTGAAGTGACATCGGTTTCGTCTTCATCACTGCACACATCAGTCTCAGCAAAGCTTACACTGGAAAGGGTCTTCACTGGGGAGCTGTCAAGATCTTTCTCAGAAGAAAGGACATTTTCACCATTGTCAGATGATTCAAACTGGGGTGAACGTGTCAACTCGCTCACCACAACTTCCACCTGGTATACATCACTGGCCATGTCCATTTCTGAATGAATTGTATCACTATCTCCTATGTCTATTTCAATCTTCAATTGGGTTGGACTGCAAACCTCTTCTCCATCAATCTTTAATTGATTGGTCTCTTGGATAATTGCTTCCGACTGGTCATTGTTACTGGCTATGTCTGTATCTTGTTCAGGCAAGCTAATTTCACCACCGTCAGTCTGTGTCCTGGATTTGCCATAGTCACTGAGGGCACAGCTCTTCACGATCATGCCAAGCAAAGGATCGACAAATTCTTCACTTCTTGCACCTTGCAATTGGTCAGAGGTGAGAATCCTACTTTCTTGCTGCTGGGAAACGGTATATAAATCGGTAAAAGACCCATCTTTCGCTTCAGTCAGGGAGAGCGACTGTTCAAAGCTTTGACTGTCCTGGTCGACTTCTTTGCACGTTGCCTTCCAGTTGCAGTCCCCATTCTCTGCTTCCGCAGAATTACGCTCCGTGGAGTTGTGTGTTTCAGGCGTGTGGGAAaaagagagaggtgtgaaatttcCCAGCTTGGACAGGTCTAGTTCTGAAAATTCTGCTTGGAGCCTTCCACAGAAGATTCCGCTGCCATTATTTTCTTGCTCTGGCGACTGTTTTGTTAAATTTACACtgctattgtttaagaaactattcgATTCCCATGATTTTATCTCACAGGACATTAGGTTTCCTTCTTCAATCAACAATGTGCTGGGAGGTGATGGGGTGACCTTTGTGGACGGCACGTCTGGTGGGGAAGGATCACTGATTACAAGAGTTTTCGCACTGTCCAAGTCCTCGATTGAATGCAATGTTGTATTTACAGATTGAACCAAATACCTAAACTCTTCAGCGGCAGGAAGTTGGGACATTTTATTCGACACAGTTTCATCCAGTTCATCGTAAGAGGTTACAAACAATGAACTGGGATCTCTGAAGGAACAAGTTACCAAAGGAGATATTGCCAAAGGGTCCTCCCAACTGCTTTCTCCGGGACTTTGTATTTTCCAATCATTACCATTTTCAGAGTAATTCTCCAACAAGTATTGATTAGCGTCATCCACTGTGAAATGTTCATAGTACGTTTGGTTCTTATTCTTGCTAAAATATTGGCTGTCTTCCCAGGAATCTTGGGCTGTTGACGATACCTGACCCAAAAGAGGCTCCATGGTCAAGGATATGGTTGGGCTGTTTTCACAATCATCTGTAGTGTCCCTTCCTTGCCACGGTGATGACTCCACCTGCAAGCTCGTGTCATACTCCGGGCTATAGGAACACATCGTATAGTCCAGATCCATGTTGCACTCCGTTGGTTCCTCGATACGTATGTAGTATTCGCCAGTTACTGACGGGCTGTGTGCACTAATAACGGGCACAATGCCAGGAGGCTGCAGGCTCTGTGGGACGTTGGACTGCTGCTTGGCTTCGTAGAAAGAGTTGGAGGAGATGGGGGAAACACTCAGACTCAGCCTCCCCGACGCACTGCTGGGGAAGTAGATCTCCTGATACTGGCCGCTGCCGTGACCCAGGCCCGCAGAAGACGGCTGAAAGTTGTCCATTTGCGTGTGGTCCCACTTGTACTCAAAATTCAGGCCCTGGCTCGTCTCGGTGACCGTCAGCACGTCATCCGCCTCGGCGTGAAACCCGTCCGTGCCGAACTGCTCCAGCAGCGGGAAGGAGGAGACTTCCGCTGTGTGGCTGGTGCTGGAGCCGCTTGGCTTCATGGCGTTCCAGCGCTTTTCAAACTCTTCCTCTGCTTCGCTGGACGCTTTGGCACAGAGATAGCTGAGCAGCAGGTGGACTTCGTCTGCCGTAGGTCGTTGCTCTGGTTGCAGCCAACAGAACTGCATCACCTCGTACCTGGAACCAACACAACCAGGGGTTTAGGTCATGGCTTGGGTGTGTTGACGCAGACAAGTATCCATACATCTCTGGGAagaataatggcctggaaatcccagcctccccgggttcatacggagtttctacagacccgggaaggcatcggaaaagccggttttcagcgcccaatgcgcatgcgctgaaaacctttttccgatcggtcaagtttctggcttgacagatctcacacatctcgggagcgaggacatttgggattgcgggatttacccatatcttgcccagcgaatatcctcaaaactcttgtgcctgataaaagcaagctcatagcctactgttacaggcgtaagagttttaaaacacacgaaaacattgtaaaataaaatttttaaaacagatgttattgttaaaaccctccccactacagtaagtttattttaaaccatcattaaaaaaacttttttacaaatcggaaaaatatatattttttaaatacataaataacttttatttaaattaataaaaacatgTTCAGTGAAATGGAACGAGTGGGGCTAATAAAATAGTAGCAATGCTTGAATCTTTGAAATAAACATTGTAGCTGGGATTAGTAGGTGGTAACGGTTCCTCGTGTAGGCATGATGGGATACTTGACCAAGGGTATCTATCTCTAGAGATGGCTAGCTCATTTAGAAGCTTTGGAAAACATATTACTCATTGTTATGCTCAGAACAAGGAGATAGGGAGAATCGGAGGCCAGACAGGAGTTACCATGGGAATTGAGGCCTAAGACTAGAAAGTTGAGATAGTAGGAAACATCTGCTGGACCTGCATATTGGGTTGTGAAACCCGTCATGTTcgcatgcagatactgctatcgaggaggagtgtgaaattctgcatgaaataaacatagtgagagaagaggtattaaggggtttagcagctttgaaagtggataagtccccaggcccggatgaaatgcatcccaagctgttgagcgaagcaaaagaggaaatagcagaggccttgaccatcattttccagtcctctttggatttatgcatggtgccggaggactggaggactgctaatgtggtaaccttgtttaagaagggagaaagtaataggccaagtaattacaggcctgtcagcctaacctcagtagtgggataattattggaaaaaattatgaaggacaggataaatctaaatttagaaaggcaaggattaattagggatagccAGCACTGAttcgttaagggaagatcgtgtttgactaacctgactgaatttttcgaggagataaccaggagggtcgatgtgagtagtgcgtacgatgtagtatatatggactttagcaaagcttttgataaggtcctacatgggagactggtcacgaaggtaaaagcccatgggatccagggcaaagtggcaagttggatccaaaattggcttagaggtaggaagcaaaaggtaatggctgatggatgtttttgtgactggaaggatgtttccagtggggttccgcagggctcagtactgggtcccttactttttgtgatatatatcaatgatctagatttgaatatagggggaatgattaagaagtttgcagacaacactaaaattggctgtgtggttgataatgaagaggaaagtcatgggctgcaggaggatatcaatctactggtcaggtgggcagaacagtggcaaatggaatttaatttggagaagtgtgagataatgcacttggggagggctaataaggaaagggtatacacattaaatggtaggccactagaagtatagatgaacaaagggacggagtgcatgtccatagatccctgaaagtagcaggccaggtggatagggttaagaaggcatacggaatgcttgcatttattggctgaggcatagaatacaagagcagggaggttatgcttaaattgtataatactctgattaggccacagctggattactgcatgcagttccggtctccatattataggaaggacgtgattgcactggagagggtgcagaggagatttacgaggatgctgcctgaagtggagaatcttagttatgaggacagattagataggctgggtttgttctccttggaacagaggaggctgagaggagacctcattgaggtgtataaaattttgaggggcctggatatagtggatagcaagggcctatttcccttggtggaggagccaattacgagggggcatagttttaaagtggatggtttagaggtgatttgagaggaagcttcttcacgcagagggttgtgggggtctggagctcactgcctggaagggtggtagaggcagaaaccctcaccacatttaaaaggtgggcacttgaagtgccgtaacctgcagggttacagacctagagctggtaagtgggattagactggataacctcttgttggctggcgcagatacgatggtaagtactgcagggaatcgaacacggccagggtgatctcctgaactagttttgatcgcctggatgggtcagagaggaattttcccagatttttttcccccaattggcctgggtttttatctggttttttttgcctctcccaggagatcgcatggctccggttggggtggagtgtaaaatgttgcgatgcatggggtgtcgcagttgtgtggggcagactggttgggccggaagctctttacctgtctgccattttgcagaggtttatatgtaaccttcagggctaccgaccgagggctgtgtgtcggctggcgcggacacgatgggccgaaatggcctcctgctgcgctgtaaattttCTATGTAAAATACTTGTTGGAATTGTGCGGGTAATGATTTATGACTGTCGCAAAACCAAG
Above is a window of Pristiophorus japonicus isolate sPriJap1 chromosome 16, sPriJap1.hap1, whole genome shotgun sequence DNA encoding:
- the aatkb gene encoding serine/threonine-protein kinase LMTK1 isoform X5, yielding MGCGNLRITRARITPENSRPTPLPRHRMGPRFTYCRSLRSHFLCQASHLQDQVFLGEVSISLNSCQVVVKELKVGTSIQEQMRFLEEAQPHRSLQHRNLLQCLAQFTEATPYLLVMEFCQLGDLKGYLRTHSAADELAPDPSTLQRMACEITSGLQCLHKHNYIHSDVALRNCLLSADLTVKIGDYGLSYNKYKKDYFVTPDQLWIPLRWIAPELIDDVHGNLLVVDQTKISNIWSLGVTLWELFEFGNQPYHRCSDKEVLTYAIKEQQLKLPKPLLNLPLSDRWYEVMQFCWLQPEQRPTADEVHLLLSYLCAKASSEAEEEFEKRWNAMKPSGSSTSHTAEVSSFPLLEQFGTDGFHAEADDVLTVTETSQGLNFEYKWDHTQMDNFQPSSAGLGHGSGQYQEIYFPSSASGRLSLSVSPISSNSFYEAKQQSNVPQSLQPPGIVPVISAHSPSVTGEYYIRIEEPTECNMDLDYTMCSYSPEYDTSLQVESSPWQGRDTTDDCENSPTISLTMEPLLGQVSSTAQDSWEDSQYFSKNKNQTYYEHFTVDDANQYLLENYSENGNDWKIQSPGESSWEDPLAISPLVTCSFRDPSSLFVTSYDELDETVSNKMSQLPAAEEFRYLVQSVNTTLHSIEDLDSAKTLVISDPSPPDVPSTKVTPSPPSTLLIEEGNLMSCEIKSWESNSFLNNSSVNLTKQSPEQENNGSGIFCGRLQAEFSELDLSKLGNFTPLSFSHTPETHNSTERNSAEAENGDCNWKATCKEVDQDSQSFEQSLSLTEAKDGSFTDLYTVSQQQESRILTSDQLQGARSEEFVDPLLGMIVKSCALSDYGKSRTQTDGGEISLPEQDTDIASNNDQSEAIIQETNQLKIDGEEVCSPTQLKIEIDIGDSDTIHSEMDMASDVYQVEVVVSELTRSPQFESSDNGENVLSSEKDLDSSPVKTLSSVSFAETDVCSDEDETDVTSGIFTDLTQDYESSDIVLSHKSLQKLVGTPDSLESLDIPSTTSSCDMFSPTSHYASLQPKAADSGYDTENFESPEFVLKEPVEQKDPEMFNKINKPNNITVMKVGSDDAEVPQEPESLDEKNPYRDSAYFSDYDVDSERYQALDSEKDDLVQGELNLMEDEEHLGSIPAQQDDRMCLRSSELNNTDLKQMESLLSAGKNSKHCSLIQNLRDDLTEDVLNVKGGFSAEISVFIEKQTDATFDDPDKVVLTDAEANPNEPTSELRVPITHEEFNDQDLEIENKKAVQADYLVCKQILEDAACSNSKNKDGFLQNSYNSENLILKKQISLRKKGCLHKTSGCIFDGTELILEEQLFEQGEDTAGYHCTDVEMRKFQPYSLNVEEKLESCIVPKIQSVQLSLELPLLGLKKEPRQPFEGEEGDEEDDEDDESDDSDEELGIYNIQEHSEESEEETPTIPIIVTEKDDGKNLRSLLKLSNLVCETYCEDLDRKKKAVSFYDDVTVYLFDQESPTGELSEQNIPDVDPASQHPPEHSQNRSTGVSTATERQKTSNDSSGGNLPEESGGFEWDDDFPLVSVKSSLVTEDSSSASEAASSVAPAGPEQNPVQHTRFSRFTVSPATVSRFSITHVLDSDIESVGGSSEEGERE